The proteins below come from a single Ailuropoda melanoleuca isolate Jingjing chromosome 1, ASM200744v2, whole genome shotgun sequence genomic window:
- the OPN1SW gene encoding short-wave-sensitive opsin 1 isoform X1 has product MSKMSGEEEFYLFKNISLVGPWDGPQYHIGPIWAFRLQAVFMGFVFFAGTPLNATVLVATLRYRKLRQPLNYILVNVSLAGFVYCISVSTVFIASCHGYFIFGRHVCALEAFLGSTAGLVTGWSLAFLAFERYMVICKPFGNFRFTSKHALMVVLATWTIGIGVSIPPFFGWSRYIPEGLQCSCGPDWYTVGTKYRSEYYTWFLFISCFIVPLSLICFSYSQLLGALRAVAAQQQESASTQKAEREVSRMVVVMVGSFCLCYTPYAAMAMYMVNNRNHGLDLRLVTIPAFFSKSACVYNPIIYCFMNKQFRACIMEMVCGKSMTDDSEMSSSQKTEVSTVSPSQVGPN; this is encoded by the exons ATGAGTAAGATGTCAGGGGAGGAGGAGTTTTATCTGTTCAAGAACATCTCCTTGGTGGGGCCATGGGATGGGCCTCAGTACCACATTGGCCCTATCTGGGCCTTCCGCCTCCAGGCAGTCTTCATGGGCTTCGTCTTCTTTGCAGGGACGCCACTCAATGCCACGGTGCTAGTGGCCACGCTGCGCTACAGAAAGCTGCGACAGCCACTCAACTATATTCTGGTCAATGTGTCCCTGGCGGGCTTCGTCTACTGCATCTCAGTCTCCACTGTCTTCATCGCCAGCTGTCATGGATATTTCATCTTTGGCCGCCATGTTTGTGCTTTGGAGGCCTTCCTGGGCTCTACGGCAG GTCTGGTGACAGGCTGGTCACTGGCCTTCCTGGCCTTTGAGCGCTACATGGTCATCTGTAAGCCCTTCGGCAACTTCCGCTTCACCTCCAAGCACGCGCTGATGGTGGTCCTGGCTACCTGGACCATCGGTATTGGCGTCTCCATCCCACCCTTCTTTGGCTGGAGCCG GTACATCCCTGAGGGCCTGCAGTGTTCCTGCGGCCCCGACTGGTACACCGTGGGCACCAAGTACCGCAGCGAGTACTACACCTGGTTCCTCTTCATCTCCTGCTTCATCGTGCCTCTCTCCCTCATCTGCTTCTCCTACTCACAGCTGCTGGGAGCCCTCAGGGCG GTTGCAGCCCAGCAACAGGAGTCCGCTTCAACCCAGAAGGCCGAGCGGGAGGTGAGCCgtatggtggtggtgatggtgggatCCTTTTGTCTCTGTTACACGCCCTATGCCGCAATGGCTATGTATATGGTCAACAACCGGAACCACGGGCTGGACTTACGGCTTGTCACCATTCCTGCCTTCTTCTCCAAGAGTGCTTGTGTCTACAACCCCATCATCTACTGCTTCATGAATAAGCAG TTCCGAGCCTGCATCATGGAGATGGTGTGTGGGAAGTCCATGACAGATGATTCTGAAATGTCCAGCTCCCAGAAAACAGAAGTCTCTACTGTCTCGCCCAGTCAAGTTGGCCCCAACTAA
- the OPN1SW gene encoding short-wave-sensitive opsin 1 isoform X2, whose product MLNEGEGTPLNATVLVATLRYRKLRQPLNYILVNVSLAGFVYCISVSTVFIASCHGYFIFGRHVCALEAFLGSTAGLVTGWSLAFLAFERYMVICKPFGNFRFTSKHALMVVLATWTIGIGVSIPPFFGWSRYIPEGLQCSCGPDWYTVGTKYRSEYYTWFLFISCFIVPLSLICFSYSQLLGALRAVAAQQQESASTQKAEREVSRMVVVMVGSFCLCYTPYAAMAMYMVNNRNHGLDLRLVTIPAFFSKSACVYNPIIYCFMNKQFRACIMEMVCGKSMTDDSEMSSSQKTEVSTVSPSQVGPN is encoded by the exons GGACGCCACTCAATGCCACGGTGCTAGTGGCCACGCTGCGCTACAGAAAGCTGCGACAGCCACTCAACTATATTCTGGTCAATGTGTCCCTGGCGGGCTTCGTCTACTGCATCTCAGTCTCCACTGTCTTCATCGCCAGCTGTCATGGATATTTCATCTTTGGCCGCCATGTTTGTGCTTTGGAGGCCTTCCTGGGCTCTACGGCAG GTCTGGTGACAGGCTGGTCACTGGCCTTCCTGGCCTTTGAGCGCTACATGGTCATCTGTAAGCCCTTCGGCAACTTCCGCTTCACCTCCAAGCACGCGCTGATGGTGGTCCTGGCTACCTGGACCATCGGTATTGGCGTCTCCATCCCACCCTTCTTTGGCTGGAGCCG GTACATCCCTGAGGGCCTGCAGTGTTCCTGCGGCCCCGACTGGTACACCGTGGGCACCAAGTACCGCAGCGAGTACTACACCTGGTTCCTCTTCATCTCCTGCTTCATCGTGCCTCTCTCCCTCATCTGCTTCTCCTACTCACAGCTGCTGGGAGCCCTCAGGGCG GTTGCAGCCCAGCAACAGGAGTCCGCTTCAACCCAGAAGGCCGAGCGGGAGGTGAGCCgtatggtggtggtgatggtgggatCCTTTTGTCTCTGTTACACGCCCTATGCCGCAATGGCTATGTATATGGTCAACAACCGGAACCACGGGCTGGACTTACGGCTTGTCACCATTCCTGCCTTCTTCTCCAAGAGTGCTTGTGTCTACAACCCCATCATCTACTGCTTCATGAATAAGCAG TTCCGAGCCTGCATCATGGAGATGGTGTGTGGGAAGTCCATGACAGATGATTCTGAAATGTCCAGCTCCCAGAAAACAGAAGTCTCTACTGTCTCGCCCAGTCAAGTTGGCCCCAACTAA